The Rhodanobacter sp. LX-99 genomic interval ACCCGATGTTCCGCCTGCCGATGACCTTCGCGGAGATCTTCCCGGTCGGCGTGCTGGTGTCGCTGGTCTCGGCGGGTCTGCTGCGCAACAGCCGATTCCTGCCCGCGCGGCGGGGGTGAGGCGCCTTGCGAGCGCGGGTGGGTCGGGGCGCGCTACCGCAAGGCTTCCGCGTGGTAGCGCATGGCCACGTCGCACCTTTCGTAACGTGCTCCATACCGGGCCATGATTTCGGCATCGTGCTGGAAGCCAAGCTTCTCGTACAGGTGAATGGCGGCGGCGCATTTGGCGTTGGTGAGCAGGTACAGCGGCTCGGCGCCCAGCGACCTTGCCCGGTCGATGACCGCGGAGAGCAGGAACTCCCCGGCCTTCATGCCGCGTGCCGACTCGCGCACGCCCATCTTGGTGAGCTCGTAGCTGGTGGCCCCCGTCTTCTGCAGGGCGCATGCGCCAACGATCCCGAGCCCGCTTGCCTCGACGAAGAGAATGACGCCGCCCGCGTCGATGATCTTCGCCCGCGGGTTCTCCAGCACATCCCGATCGGTTTCTTCAAGGTGGAACATGGCATTGATCCACTCCGCATTGATGTCACGGAAGTGCACCGCGAGATCATCGCTGAACTCATGGATGGTAAGG includes:
- a CDS encoding GNAT family N-acetyltransferase, with amino-acid sequence MSDVLTIHEFSDDLAVHFRDINAEWINAMFHLEETDRDVLENPRAKIIDAGGVILFVEASGLGIVGACALQKTGATSYELTKMGVRESARGMKAGEFLLSAVIDRARSLGAEPLYLLTNAKCAAAIHLYEKLGFQHDAEIMARYGARYERCDVAMRYHAEALR